A window of the Tunturibacter empetritectus genome harbors these coding sequences:
- the rlmN gene encoding 23S rRNA (adenine(2503)-C(2))-methyltransferase RlmN, which produces MNDLKVFFDPRVDAKPLFGASFQELTGLMENLAQPAYRARQLYDALYGQRTSSLDQITTLPTTLRATLHTAGYIVGLPELLQTARSIDGTERYLVCMADGETVETVWMPGGDGGERGDGTQAAEEEEHPTHDDEDYKRATICISSQVGCAVNCQFCLTAKLGIRRNLTPGEIAGQVAAVLNRHKVEVGRDRINLVFMGMGEPFLNYSSFMDAVRLLAGPMSIPESRMTVSTSGILPGIEQFAGETIRPKLAVSLNASNDVVRESIMPITRKWNIAALLEAISAVPLRPRERVTFEYVLLGGINDRREHADELIALLKNLRAKINLIVWNSGPDMPFHEPTPQDVGIFQRRLRDAGIPAFIRKPRGRDIYAACGQLKRTLEQPPLVEIATL; this is translated from the coding sequence ATGAATGATTTAAAAGTTTTTTTTGATCCGAGGGTTGATGCAAAACCGCTCTTCGGCGCCTCTTTCCAGGAACTGACCGGTCTGATGGAAAACCTCGCTCAGCCCGCCTACCGGGCGCGTCAGCTCTACGACGCTCTGTATGGCCAGCGCACCTCCTCGCTCGACCAGATCACCACCCTCCCCACCACCCTCCGAGCCACGCTCCATACCGCAGGCTACATCGTCGGCCTGCCAGAGCTTCTCCAGACCGCACGCTCTATCGACGGCACCGAGCGCTACCTCGTCTGTATGGCCGATGGCGAGACCGTCGAGACCGTCTGGATGCCAGGAGGCGACGGAGGCGAGCGCGGCGACGGAACCCAGGCTGCCGAGGAGGAGGAGCACCCCACCCACGATGACGAGGACTACAAGCGCGCCACCATCTGTATCTCCAGCCAGGTAGGCTGCGCCGTCAACTGCCAGTTCTGCCTCACCGCCAAGCTGGGCATCCGTCGCAACCTCACCCCAGGCGAGATAGCCGGTCAGGTAGCCGCCGTCCTCAACCGCCACAAGGTTGAAGTCGGCCGCGACCGCATCAATCTGGTCTTCATGGGCATGGGCGAACCCTTCCTCAACTACTCCAGCTTTATGGACGCCGTCCGCCTCCTCGCCGGCCCCATGAGCATCCCCGAATCCCGCATGACTGTCAGCACCTCCGGCATCCTCCCCGGCATAGAACAGTTCGCCGGCGAGACCATCCGTCCCAAGCTGGCCGTCAGCCTCAACGCCTCCAACGACGTCGTCCGCGAGTCCATCATGCCCATTACCCGCAAATGGAACATCGCCGCCCTCCTCGAGGCCATCTCCGCCGTTCCACTACGACCCCGCGAGCGCGTCACCTTCGAGTATGTCCTCCTGGGAGGCATCAACGACCGGCGCGAGCACGCCGACGAACTCATCGCCCTCCTGAAAAATCTTAGAGCCAAAATCAACCTCATCGTCTGGAATTCGGGCCCCGATATGCCCTTCCACGAACCCACCCCGCAAGATGTGGGCATCTTTCAAAGGCGACTCCGCGACGCAGGCATCCCTGCCTTCATCCGTAAGCCCCGCGGCCGCGACATTTACGCCGCCTGCGGCCAGCTAAAACGCACCCTCGAGCAGCCACCCCTCGTCGAGATCGCCACCCTCTAA
- a CDS encoding gluconeogenesis factor YvcK family protein, with the protein MSLRKLTESKEKDLRVVAIGGGTGLSTLLRGLKRYVVTPDRRRGIRLGESARVERAPTPPCPEEHCIIRELSAVVTVTDDGGSSGRLREDFKMLPPGDIRNCMVALSEDEHLLSKLFQYRFEHGELEGHSFGNLFVAALSHITGDFAQAVQMSSQILAARGKIFPSTNTNVTLAADMDDGSLVRGETNITASKRSIVELRLEPETADPLPETLEAIANADLITLGPGSLYTSLITNMLVRGIPEALAESRATKVFVCNLMTQANESLGLTASQHIEKIRQHAGGVKIPIFDYALINTGHISAGQLEQYAREGQQPIVADVERVRALGVEPVTGNFVHEGDVLRHDYDLLAERLLELGMGRSLTVTGVGQVPSPRT; encoded by the coding sequence ATGTCGTTGCGGAAGCTGACCGAATCGAAAGAGAAAGACCTGCGCGTGGTTGCCATTGGCGGCGGCACAGGATTGTCGACGCTGCTGCGGGGGCTGAAGCGGTACGTGGTGACTCCGGACCGGAGGAGAGGGATTCGTCTGGGAGAGTCTGCGCGGGTCGAGCGGGCTCCTACGCCACCCTGCCCTGAAGAGCACTGCATCATTAGGGAGCTTTCGGCGGTGGTGACGGTGACCGACGATGGAGGCTCGTCCGGGCGGCTGCGCGAGGACTTCAAGATGCTTCCGCCGGGGGACATCCGGAATTGCATGGTCGCGCTTTCGGAGGATGAGCACCTGCTGTCGAAGCTGTTTCAGTATCGCTTCGAGCATGGCGAGCTGGAGGGGCATAGCTTCGGCAATCTCTTTGTGGCTGCGCTTTCGCACATCACGGGGGACTTCGCCCAGGCGGTGCAGATGTCCTCGCAGATCCTCGCCGCGCGGGGGAAGATCTTCCCTTCTACAAATACCAATGTGACCCTGGCGGCGGATATGGACGATGGCTCGCTGGTGCGTGGGGAGACCAACATTACGGCGAGTAAACGCAGCATCGTGGAACTGCGACTGGAGCCTGAGACTGCTGACCCTCTGCCTGAGACGCTGGAGGCGATTGCGAACGCCGACCTGATCACGCTGGGGCCGGGGTCGCTTTATACTTCGCTGATTACGAACATGCTGGTCCGTGGCATTCCGGAGGCGCTGGCTGAGTCGCGCGCTACCAAGGTGTTTGTGTGCAACCTGATGACGCAGGCCAACGAATCGCTGGGGCTAACGGCCTCTCAGCATATCGAGAAGATCAGGCAGCATGCGGGTGGGGTTAAGATTCCTATCTTCGACTATGCGCTGATCAATACGGGGCATATCTCGGCGGGGCAGCTGGAGCAGTATGCGCGTGAGGGGCAGCAGCCGATCGTGGCGGACGTGGAGAGAGTGCGAGCGCTGGGGGTGGAGCCGGTGACGGGCAACTTTGTCCATGAGGGCGATGTGCTGCGGCATGACTATGACCTTCTGGCGGAGCGGCTGCTGGAGCTGGGGATGGGGCGTTCGTTGACGGTTACGGGTGTGGGGCAGGTACCCTCTCCCCGTACTTAG
- a CDS encoding tetratricopeptide repeat protein — MAQTKTATVPATKRAPRTLAGTIPQTNDTARAQVVAHYEAALRLMQDGKYDKAHAAFDKMLAAGAGELSDRVRMYSTACAQQMTKGKNAFSNCEEQYDYAISLLNDGQYEDAREHFNLILKENDKADYAFYGLAVLASMTGDSHHCLEHLTEAIRQNPRNRIQARADSDFQDMADDPRFTELLYPEA; from the coding sequence ATGGCTCAGACAAAGACTGCAACTGTACCTGCAACAAAGCGTGCTCCACGTACCCTCGCTGGAACCATTCCTCAGACGAACGACACCGCACGTGCGCAAGTGGTGGCTCACTACGAAGCTGCGCTGCGACTGATGCAGGATGGAAAGTACGACAAAGCCCATGCCGCGTTCGACAAGATGCTGGCTGCAGGCGCAGGCGAACTGAGCGACCGGGTCCGCATGTACTCGACGGCGTGTGCGCAGCAGATGACCAAGGGAAAGAATGCCTTCTCCAACTGCGAAGAACAATATGACTACGCCATCTCTCTGCTGAACGATGGACAGTACGAAGATGCCCGGGAGCACTTCAACCTGATCCTGAAGGAGAATGACAAGGCGGACTATGCCTTCTATGGTCTGGCGGTGCTGGCGAGTATGACGGGTGATTCGCATCACTGTTTGGAGCATCTGACCGAGGCGATCCGGCAGAATCCACGGAACAGAATCCAGGCGCGGGCAGACTCGGACTTCCAGGATATGGCAGACGATCCGCGCTTTACCGAGTTGCTGTATCCCGAAGCATAG
- a CDS encoding DUF4254 domain-containing protein translates to MLDALLITRMQDEMTAALHETENEVAFETGADGLMALAMAQHRANFELWHEEDKARVPGVPDAEIVRVKHAIDTLNQQRNDLVEKMDLWLTERLEQDPVAPLHSETPGLMIDRLSILALKIYHTRVEAQRASASEEHRSRNVGRLALLVEQRDDLAGCLDVLWSEVLGGRRRFKLYRQMKMYNDPELNPAVYGRV, encoded by the coding sequence ATGCTCGATGCACTTTTGATAACCCGGATGCAGGACGAGATGACGGCGGCCCTGCATGAGACAGAGAACGAAGTTGCGTTCGAGACGGGGGCTGATGGATTGATGGCGCTGGCGATGGCGCAGCACCGGGCTAACTTCGAGCTCTGGCATGAGGAGGATAAGGCGCGGGTTCCCGGAGTGCCGGATGCGGAGATCGTGCGGGTGAAGCATGCGATCGACACATTGAATCAACAACGAAACGATCTGGTCGAGAAGATGGATCTGTGGCTGACAGAGCGGCTGGAGCAGGATCCGGTGGCTCCCCTGCACTCGGAGACGCCTGGGCTCATGATCGATAGACTCTCCATTCTGGCGTTGAAGATTTACCACACGCGGGTGGAGGCGCAGCGGGCGAGTGCGTCCGAGGAGCATCGCTCGCGCAATGTGGGGCGTCTGGCTCTGCTGGTGGAGCAGCGGGACGATCTGGCGGGGTGCCTAGATGTGCTGTGGAGCGAGGTGCTTGGAGGCAGGCGACGGTTTAAGCTGTATCGACAGATGAAGATGTATAACGACCCTGAGTTGAACCCGGCGGTCTACGGGCGGGTGTAG
- a CDS encoding HAD family hydrolase gives MSHVVSVSRLSTSEFHSAVASLSPAVAVFDCDGTLWSGDAGSSFMKWTIETGLVSREMTDWIDSRYRGYLKGEVSEVAICGEMVQMYQRLREDEMQRAAKNFFASQIETNIFPEMKELVGELCAKGVEIWAVSSTNNWVIEEGVKRFGIPAERVLAARVQVKDGVVTDVILDVPTDEGKVASLKRAGVTVPDAVFGNSVHDAAMLAIAKRAFPVNPSAALVERSAQESWPVYYPATVRPA, from the coding sequence GTGAGCCATGTTGTTTCAGTGAGTCGCCTGAGTACCTCGGAGTTTCATTCGGCTGTTGCTTCGCTCTCCCCTGCGGTTGCGGTCTTTGATTGCGACGGGACCCTGTGGTCGGGGGATGCCGGGTCTTCGTTTATGAAGTGGACGATCGAGACGGGGCTGGTCTCGCGTGAGATGACCGACTGGATCGACTCGCGATACCGCGGATACCTGAAGGGTGAGGTGTCTGAGGTGGCCATCTGCGGGGAGATGGTGCAGATGTACCAGCGCCTGCGCGAGGACGAAATGCAGCGTGCGGCGAAGAACTTCTTTGCCAGTCAGATTGAGACGAATATCTTTCCTGAGATGAAGGAGCTGGTTGGTGAACTTTGTGCGAAGGGTGTGGAGATCTGGGCGGTCAGTTCGACCAATAACTGGGTGATTGAAGAGGGGGTCAAGCGGTTCGGGATTCCGGCGGAACGGGTGCTGGCGGCGCGGGTACAGGTTAAGGACGGCGTGGTAACCGACGTGATTCTCGATGTCCCCACGGATGAGGGGAAGGTTGCGTCGCTGAAGCGGGCCGGGGTAACGGTGCCGGATGCTGTGTTTGGGAACTCGGTCCATGACGCGGCGATGCTGGCGATTGCGAAGCGGGCATTTCCGGTGAATCCGAGTGCGGCTTTGGTGGAGCGGAGCGCGCAGGAGAGCTGGCCGGTTTACTATCCGGCGACGGTTCGACCGGCCTAA
- a CDS encoding Nramp family divalent metal transporter, with protein sequence MSPWRTWRTRLILIFAVLGPGFITANVDNDAGGILTYSAAGAQFGYTLLWTMIPITLALIVVQEMCARMGVVTGKGLSDLIREEFGLRITFVIMILLIVVNFTNVITEFSGIAGSMQLFHISKYASVPVCAFIVWILVVKGDYKSVEKIFLIASVFYIAYIITGVLSGPDWHLALVETVKLPPRNVWSDKDYVYTTVAVIGTTITPWMQFYLQSSIVEKGVSVRQYKTSRLDVIVGSIFTDIVAWFIVVACAATLYTHGIRHIADPSDAAGAMKPLAGQYAFILFAAGLFNASLFAASILPLSTAYTVCEGLGFESGLDKSFTEAKFFYWLYSVLLFAGAAIVLIPNFPLVKFSILSQVLNGVLLPLVLVFMLNLINKHDLMGKYTNKRWFNIIAWTTVIIVTSLSLILVWNTLHG encoded by the coding sequence ATGAGCCCCTGGCGCACCTGGAGAACCCGACTCATTCTCATCTTTGCCGTGCTCGGCCCCGGCTTTATCACAGCCAACGTAGACAACGACGCCGGCGGCATCCTCACCTACTCCGCAGCAGGCGCGCAGTTCGGCTATACGCTTCTCTGGACGATGATCCCCATCACCCTCGCCCTCATCGTCGTGCAGGAGATGTGCGCCCGCATGGGAGTCGTCACCGGCAAAGGCCTCAGCGACCTCATCCGCGAAGAGTTCGGCCTCCGCATCACCTTCGTCATCATGATCCTGCTCATCGTGGTGAACTTCACCAACGTCATCACCGAGTTCTCCGGCATCGCCGGCAGCATGCAGCTCTTCCACATCTCCAAATACGCCAGCGTCCCCGTCTGCGCCTTTATCGTCTGGATCCTGGTCGTCAAAGGCGACTACAAGAGCGTCGAAAAAATCTTCCTCATCGCCAGTGTCTTCTACATCGCCTACATCATCACCGGAGTCCTCAGCGGCCCGGACTGGCACCTGGCCCTCGTCGAAACCGTCAAGCTGCCCCCGCGCAACGTCTGGTCTGATAAAGACTACGTCTACACTACCGTCGCCGTCATCGGCACCACCATCACCCCCTGGATGCAGTTCTACCTGCAATCCTCTATCGTCGAAAAAGGGGTCAGCGTTCGCCAGTACAAAACCTCACGGCTGGACGTCATCGTAGGCTCCATCTTCACCGACATCGTCGCCTGGTTCATCGTCGTCGCCTGCGCCGCAACCCTCTACACCCACGGCATCCGCCACATCGCCGACCCCTCAGACGCCGCCGGAGCCATGAAACCCCTAGCCGGTCAGTACGCGTTCATCCTCTTCGCAGCCGGCCTCTTCAATGCGTCCCTCTTCGCTGCCTCCATCCTGCCCCTCTCGACCGCCTACACCGTCTGCGAAGGTCTCGGCTTCGAGAGTGGTCTGGACAAGAGCTTCACTGAAGCGAAGTTCTTCTACTGGCTCTACAGCGTGCTGCTCTTCGCTGGCGCCGCCATCGTCCTGATCCCAAACTTCCCGCTGGTCAAATTCAGCATCCTCTCCCAGGTGCTCAACGGCGTTCTCTTGCCCCTCGTTCTAGTCTTCATGCTCAATCTCATCAACAAGCACGACCTCATGGGCAAATACACCAACAAGCGCTGGTTCAACATCATCGCGTGGACGACCGTCATCATCGTCACCTCGCTCTCACTCATTCTCGTGTGGAATACCCTCCACGGCTAG
- a CDS encoding GlcNAc-transferase family protein has translation MALNEANHLIFVSIAAYRDPQLVPTIEDCIVKARYPERLRFGICWQHDPKEDTLPFRNDDCFRVLAVDWRESKGACWARSEVMKLWRGEDWFLQVDSHCRFAWDWDVKLLDEIGQTGSAKPILSTYASPFTPGGNEVLLDGPLQMAFQGFTEDGIPHMKPLAIADWQNLTKPRRARFLSAGFLFAPGKFVDEIGYDPDLYFLGEETAMTLRAFTSGYDLFHPQETIVWHDYGRPSAPKHWGDHTEDNADKAGRVWHELDSRSKEKVRRLLAGHPVESYGLGSTRSLEEYEAYAGLSFKLRKAQDYTVRGGEPPNPQAAEDWTGQIFRWMVRITFDRSALPAAAFDDAEFWYVGVKDESGAEIYRQDIPQSQLVALPSGELKIVLICEFESGAIPAAWAVWPVSRSLGWLSKIEGTLGDEDYAIVLDDDTE, from the coding sequence GTGGCTTTGAATGAAGCGAATCATCTGATCTTTGTCTCGATCGCAGCGTATCGCGATCCGCAGCTGGTTCCTACGATTGAGGACTGCATCGTAAAGGCTCGCTATCCCGAACGGCTGCGCTTTGGGATCTGCTGGCAACACGATCCGAAGGAAGATACGCTTCCCTTTCGCAATGACGACTGCTTCAGAGTACTTGCCGTTGACTGGCGGGAGAGTAAAGGAGCCTGCTGGGCGCGGTCCGAGGTGATGAAGCTGTGGCGGGGCGAGGACTGGTTTTTGCAGGTGGACTCGCACTGCCGGTTTGCCTGGGATTGGGATGTGAAGCTGCTCGACGAGATAGGGCAGACAGGAAGCGCAAAGCCTATCTTGAGCACATATGCTTCGCCTTTTACTCCGGGTGGCAACGAGGTGTTGCTGGATGGACCGTTGCAGATGGCCTTTCAGGGATTCACCGAGGACGGTATTCCGCATATGAAGCCGCTGGCGATTGCGGACTGGCAGAACCTGACGAAGCCACGACGGGCACGGTTTCTTTCGGCGGGATTTTTGTTTGCTCCGGGGAAGTTTGTTGATGAGATTGGATACGATCCCGACTTGTATTTTCTGGGGGAGGAGACGGCGATGACGCTGCGCGCCTTCACCAGTGGATATGACCTGTTTCATCCGCAGGAGACGATTGTCTGGCACGACTACGGCAGGCCGAGTGCGCCTAAGCATTGGGGCGATCACACCGAAGATAACGCGGACAAGGCTGGCCGTGTGTGGCATGAATTGGACTCGCGCAGTAAGGAGAAGGTTCGACGGCTGCTTGCAGGACACCCGGTGGAGAGCTATGGATTGGGGTCGACGCGAAGCCTTGAGGAGTATGAGGCTTATGCGGGACTTTCGTTCAAGCTGCGAAAGGCTCAGGATTACACCGTGCGGGGTGGGGAACCGCCTAACCCTCAGGCTGCTGAGGACTGGACGGGGCAGATCTTTCGCTGGATGGTGCGGATCACATTTGATCGCTCTGCACTGCCTGCTGCGGCTTTTGACGATGCCGAGTTCTGGTACGTCGGGGTTAAAGATGAGAGCGGCGCTGAGATCTATCGTCAGGACATTCCGCAGTCGCAGCTGGTTGCGCTTCCGAGTGGCGAATTGAAGATCGTACTGATTTGCGAGTTCGAGTCGGGGGCGATTCCGGCAGCCTGGGCGGTGTGGCCGGTGAGCCGTTCGCTGGGATGGCTGAGCAAGATTGAAGGAACTCTTGGCGATGAGGATTATGCAATCGTGCTTGACGACGACACTGAATAA
- a CDS encoding prepilin-type N-terminal cleavage/methylation domain-containing protein: protein MNVRDRLRAGLQVRPNEDGFTLIELLIVMSVMLILMTLAVPQLLKLRKQAQETSAVQSLRTIGQAELQYNSAYPANGFSCSLPTLGGDPKSGAPTAQAAQLITPDLASGQKAGYTFAITNCTKVTVNNQDMYTSFEITAVPNSIGKTGDRGFCTDENNTIRYDPAGGTNCTQPIQ from the coding sequence ATGAATGTACGGGACCGGTTGCGCGCAGGGCTGCAGGTACGACCAAACGAAGATGGATTTACGCTGATCGAACTGTTGATCGTAATGTCGGTGATGTTGATTTTGATGACGCTTGCAGTGCCGCAGCTGTTGAAGCTGAGGAAGCAGGCGCAGGAGACGTCGGCAGTGCAGTCTTTGAGGACGATCGGGCAAGCAGAACTGCAGTACAACTCGGCTTATCCGGCGAATGGATTTTCGTGTTCGCTGCCGACGCTGGGTGGTGATCCGAAGTCGGGTGCGCCGACCGCGCAGGCGGCACAGCTGATTACTCCGGATCTGGCGAGTGGACAGAAGGCCGGGTATACATTCGCCATCACCAACTGCACTAAAGTGACGGTGAACAATCAGGATATGTATACCTCGTTTGAGATCACGGCGGTTCCGAACTCGATTGGAAAGACCGGGGACCGCGGCTTTTGCACGGATGAGAACAATACGATCCGCTATGACCCGGCGGGTGGAACCAACTGCACACAGCCCATTCAGTAA
- a CDS encoding (deoxy)nucleoside triphosphate pyrophosphohydrolase, whose protein sequence is MREPIRKLEEHVEAAVQKPLRLVVAALILRGDAGEGGRGLEVLICQRKPDQPMSLKWEFPGGKIEAGETSEDALARELNEELGITAIIGRRVARVRHKYRNGGAIDLQFFVVREFDGALENRIFNDMRWTPLTELPGYDFLAADLGLIRDLSEGKLL, encoded by the coding sequence GTGAGAGAGCCGATTCGCAAACTCGAGGAGCATGTTGAGGCCGCAGTGCAAAAACCACTCCGCTTGGTGGTGGCGGCGTTGATTTTACGAGGGGATGCGGGTGAAGGTGGGCGAGGGCTGGAGGTGCTGATCTGCCAACGCAAGCCGGACCAGCCGATGAGTTTGAAGTGGGAGTTTCCCGGAGGGAAGATCGAAGCCGGTGAGACGTCGGAGGACGCCTTGGCTCGAGAGTTGAATGAGGAGTTGGGGATTACGGCTATCATTGGCCGGCGGGTGGCGCGGGTGAGGCATAAGTATCGCAATGGCGGAGCGATCGACCTTCAATTCTTTGTGGTGCGGGAGTTTGATGGCGCACTGGAGAATCGAATCTTCAATGACATGCGCTGGACGCCTTTGACGGAGCTGCCGGGATATGACTTTCTGGCCGCTGACCTTGGGTTGATTCGAGATCTGTCTGAGGGGAAGTTGTTATAG
- a CDS encoding LolA family protein, translated as MRKVDDHYNHLSSLRAHYTESYAGMGMNRTEEGTLLLKKPGRMLWSYAAPVGKVFVLDGKFAWFYTPGDAQATRVPARQLDDLRSPLRFLLGHTQLKKELDSLTVVADGSGFRISGVPKGMAQRVKLLSLWVTATGAIERMKLEEVDGAVTEFAFTGMQENVPVKDADFAFVPPDGVSVVEGLPPI; from the coding sequence GTGCGTAAGGTAGATGACCACTACAACCATCTCAGTTCCCTGCGCGCTCATTACACGGAGAGCTACGCGGGGATGGGGATGAATCGCACGGAAGAGGGCACGCTGCTGCTGAAGAAGCCAGGGCGGATGCTGTGGAGCTACGCTGCGCCGGTGGGCAAGGTGTTTGTGCTGGATGGGAAGTTTGCGTGGTTCTACACACCGGGCGATGCGCAGGCTACGCGGGTGCCGGCGAGGCAGTTGGATGATCTGCGGTCGCCGCTGCGGTTTCTGCTGGGGCATACGCAGTTGAAGAAAGAACTCGATAGCTTAACCGTGGTTGCGGACGGGAGTGGGTTCCGGATTTCGGGTGTGCCGAAGGGAATGGCGCAGAGGGTGAAGCTGCTGTCTCTGTGGGTGACTGCGACGGGGGCGATTGAGCGGATGAAGCTGGAAGAGGTGGACGGGGCGGTAACGGAGTTCGCATTCACCGGGATGCAGGAGAATGTTCCAGTCAAGGATGCGGACTTTGCGTTTGTTCCACCCGATGGAGTGAGTGTGGTGGAGGGGTTGCCTCCGATCTAG
- a CDS encoding M16 family metallopeptidase, which yields MSVTLVDDAAITKSATRNIRKTVLSNGLLVLTESMPHVRSVSMGAWVGSGSRDETKEVNGISHFVEHMVFKGTTSRSAQQIAREVDTIGGNLDAFTGKETVCFNIKVLDENVAPALDVLSDLVLHPTFAPEDVEREKGVILEEIKMDEDNPDYLVHEVWTQNFWKGDALGRPILGTAKTVSGFDQQTLLNFYAGQFAPRNMVFSAAGNLEHDAFVAQVEREFGSLAASGAGVPEKVAAPRATPHITLKRKKSLEQVQLCLGMPAPPVNDSRRYVVYLMNTMLGGGMSSRLFQTIREDRGLAYSIYSEMNPFRDTGSLCVYAGTSVDKTQEVLRLTLQELRRLKEETVSEVELKRAKDQLKSNMVIGLESSGSRMANLARQQMYFGRFSGVDEIMHEIEAVSTADVQELAQELFKPETMALTLLGNLGGMKIEREDLAC from the coding sequence ATGTCTGTAACGCTAGTAGATGACGCCGCAATTACGAAGAGTGCCACTCGCAACATCAGGAAGACGGTGTTGTCGAATGGTCTATTGGTGCTGACCGAGAGCATGCCGCATGTAAGAAGTGTCTCGATGGGGGCCTGGGTGGGCTCTGGCTCGCGGGACGAAACGAAGGAGGTCAACGGGATCTCGCACTTCGTGGAGCATATGGTGTTCAAGGGTACGACCTCGCGGTCGGCGCAGCAGATTGCCCGGGAGGTGGATACGATCGGGGGAAATCTGGACGCGTTTACGGGGAAGGAGACGGTCTGCTTCAACATCAAGGTGCTGGATGAGAATGTGGCTCCTGCGCTGGATGTGCTGTCGGACCTGGTGCTGCACCCGACGTTTGCGCCTGAGGATGTGGAGCGCGAGAAGGGCGTAATTCTGGAAGAGATCAAGATGGACGAAGATAACCCCGACTATCTGGTGCACGAGGTGTGGACGCAGAACTTCTGGAAGGGCGATGCGCTGGGAAGGCCGATTCTGGGGACAGCGAAGACGGTCTCAGGCTTTGATCAACAGACGCTGCTGAACTTTTATGCGGGGCAGTTTGCGCCGCGCAATATGGTCTTTTCGGCTGCGGGAAACCTGGAGCATGATGCGTTTGTGGCCCAGGTGGAACGGGAGTTCGGCTCGCTGGCGGCTAGTGGGGCCGGCGTTCCGGAGAAAGTGGCGGCACCGAGGGCTACGCCGCACATTACGCTGAAGCGGAAGAAGTCGCTGGAGCAGGTGCAGCTTTGTTTGGGGATGCCGGCGCCTCCCGTGAACGATTCGCGGCGGTACGTGGTGTATCTGATGAATACGATGCTGGGCGGCGGGATGAGCTCGCGGCTGTTCCAAACGATTCGCGAGGACCGGGGGTTGGCTTACTCGATCTACTCGGAGATGAACCCGTTCCGGGATACGGGCTCGCTGTGCGTATACGCGGGGACCTCGGTGGACAAGACGCAGGAGGTGTTGCGGCTTACCCTGCAGGAGTTGCGGCGTCTCAAGGAAGAGACGGTCAGCGAGGTGGAGTTGAAGCGGGCCAAGGATCAGCTGAAGAGCAATATGGTGATTGGGCTGGAGAGCTCGGGCAGCAGGATGGCGAATCTGGCGCGGCAGCAGATGTACTTTGGACGATTTTCCGGCGTGGATGAGATTATGCACGAGATCGAAGCGGTATCGACGGCCGATGTGCAGGAGCTGGCGCAGGAGTTGTTCAAGCCGGAGACGATGGCGTTGACGCTGCTTGGAAATCTTGGCGGGATGAAGATTGAGCGGGAAGATTTGGCCTGCTAG